A window from uncultured Desulfobacter sp. encodes these proteins:
- a CDS encoding sigma 54-interacting transcriptional regulator, translated as MLEYTPIAQFAIGVDHKVKVWNKACEVLTGVLAEDIIGTDHQWKIFYSKKRPVLADLVVEQDYDKFLEIYGSKNPAQSRIVPNAWEATDYFENFNGKSRYIYFMAAPVFDDEGNITGAVTTLQDITLRKMQEKAMKRESEELQQQYSLLQSSMGERFKFCNIVGKSQKMQEVYDIIVRAAASSDSVVIHGESGVGKELVAKAIHDISQRKNEPFIPVNCGAISESLLENEFFGHVKGAFTGAYSDKKGFLSNVDGGTLFLDEVGELSLNMQVKLLRAIEGGGYSPVGSTEVLYSDFRIVAASNQNLWEEVQKGNLRSDFFYRLYVIPVDIPPLRERKEDLALLADYFFGQMNSPHHFDSLPGKDIKSLYKYHWPGNVRELQNVLRRYVTFNNLDFMSLPDIDPPVVYPQPPTGFPAVSDFVTDLPLTDASAKFEKQLILSALNNCRWHREQAAEKLGISRRTLYRKMLSHGLVSAI; from the coding sequence GTGCTTGAATATACGCCGATTGCTCAGTTTGCCATAGGGGTCGATCACAAGGTAAAAGTCTGGAACAAAGCCTGTGAAGTGCTCACCGGCGTTTTAGCCGAGGATATTATCGGAACAGACCACCAGTGGAAGATTTTTTATTCCAAAAAACGTCCTGTCCTGGCCGACCTTGTCGTCGAGCAGGACTATGATAAATTCCTTGAAATATACGGTTCGAAAAATCCGGCCCAGTCCCGCATTGTACCCAATGCCTGGGAAGCAACGGATTATTTTGAAAATTTTAACGGCAAATCAAGATATATTTATTTTATGGCCGCGCCTGTTTTTGATGATGAAGGCAACATCACAGGTGCCGTCACTACGCTTCAGGATATAACGCTTCGAAAAATGCAGGAAAAAGCCATGAAGCGTGAGTCCGAAGAGCTCCAGCAGCAGTACTCATTGCTGCAATCCTCAATGGGAGAACGCTTCAAGTTCTGTAATATTGTCGGCAAAAGCCAAAAAATGCAGGAGGTCTATGATATCATTGTCCGGGCCGCAGCCAGTTCCGACAGTGTCGTGATTCACGGTGAATCCGGGGTGGGAAAAGAGTTGGTGGCAAAGGCGATACATGATATCAGCCAAAGAAAAAATGAACCATTTATTCCTGTGAACTGTGGCGCCATCTCCGAATCTCTTCTGGAAAATGAGTTTTTTGGTCATGTAAAAGGCGCCTTTACCGGTGCCTATAGCGATAAAAAAGGATTTTTGTCCAATGTAGATGGCGGCACCTTGTTTCTTGATGAGGTTGGGGAGCTCTCCTTGAACATGCAGGTCAAGCTGTTGCGGGCAATCGAAGGCGGCGGCTATTCTCCGGTGGGAAGCACTGAGGTGCTGTATTCCGATTTCAGGATTGTTGCCGCAAGTAACCAGAATCTGTGGGAGGAAGTTCAAAAGGGAAACCTGCGCAGCGATTTTTTTTACCGCTTATATGTAATACCGGTGGATATTCCGCCCCTGAGGGAGCGTAAGGAAGATCTTGCCCTGCTTGCCGATTATTTTTTTGGCCAGATGAATTCTCCCCATCATTTTGATTCTTTACCCGGAAAAGACATAAAGTCCTTATATAAATATCACTGGCCCGGAAATGTTAGAGAGCTGCAGAATGTGCTTCGCAGGTATGTTACCTTCAACAATCTGGATTTTATGTCGCTCCCGGACATTGATCCCCCTGTTGTTTATCCACAACCTCCCACAGGGTTTCCCGCCGTTTCCGATTTCGTCACAGATCTTCCACTGACGGATGCTTCTGCCAAGTTTGAGAAACAGCTTATTCTTTCTGCCCTTAATAACTGTCGGTGGCACAGGGAACAGGCTGCTGAAAAATTGGGCATTTCCCGCCGGACACTGTATCGCAAAATGCTGTCCCACGGGCTTGTCAGTGCTATATAA